The Methanothermobacter sp. genome includes a window with the following:
- a CDS encoding metal-dependent hydrolase, whose product MKFTGVQMGMRWYTHAIFAFIMGTVLGYILGVDLGPYYFIVTVAAGTVIDFLEIAVYDNHKRNLHNLFILIPSALIYMMYDATIGAGLTVGLFSHIVLDCMTPTGCPLLHPLKKMRYAVKWKNKNSKARERRILAVMVVLAFCTVVIMVPHSPVNGMIESWAAGQNTGNRSDQGFTGPHLSISNPTRDVWIHPFSNGSIFIDVEDDPSSKYHHTSGPSRSRYKLQGDPDKKEKKNENNTNNFNSSNQR is encoded by the coding sequence TGAAATTCACAGGAGTTCAGATGGGGATGAGATGGTACACTCATGCGATTTTTGCATTTATCATGGGCACTGTCCTTGGTTATATCCTCGGTGTGGATCTGGGACCCTACTATTTTATTGTTACAGTTGCAGCAGGTACAGTAATTGATTTCCTAGAAATTGCAGTTTATGATAATCACAAAAGAAACCTTCACAACCTCTTCATTCTAATACCCTCAGCTCTGATTTACATGATGTATGATGCCACAATAGGCGCGGGGCTGACAGTGGGGCTCTTCTCACATATTGTACTTGACTGTATGACACCTACAGGTTGCCCACTCCTTCACCCTTTAAAGAAGATGAGATACGCTGTGAAATGGAAGAATAAAAACTCCAAGGCACGTGAAAGGAGGATCCTGGCAGTAATGGTCGTACTTGCATTCTGTACAGTGGTAATAATGGTTCCGCACAGTCCTGTGAATGGCATGATCGAATCATGGGCGGCAGGCCAAAACACAGGCAATAGGTCAGACCAAGGATTTACAGGACCCCACCTGAGCATAAGCAACCCTACAAGGGACGTGTGGATCCACCCCTTCTCAAATGGGAGCATATTCATAGATGTGGAAGATGATCCATCCAGTAAGTACCACCACACTTCAGGCCCATCTAGATCCAGATATAAACTACAAGGAGACCCAGATAAAAAAGAAAAGAAAAATGAAAACAATACAAACAATTTCAACTCATCTAATCAAAGATAG